The genomic segment GCTACATTCTCCTTGATGGTATGCAGGATTTGTGCAGCAGAAGGCCTAAGACTTGGAGACTGTCCAAGGCAAAGAGCTGCAAGGGAAATCATAGCCATGACTTCCTTGACTTCGAAGTCTCctcccaattttggatccaccattTCTGCCACCTTCGTCGGGTTGCACTCATCACCACTAGCAATTATGCTCTTCAAAATGGGTCCAATCATTGATGTCAATAGCTGGCCCTGGCCTCTTTCCTCGCAAAATGCCTCCATTCCCGTCACGAGTTCCAAAATGATGACTCCATAGCTGTACACATCATTCTTCTTTGATGCTATTCCTGTTCTAAGGTAGTGTGGATCAGTATAACCCGGAGAACCCATCATCACTTGCTTCCTATTATTGGAACTCATTACTGTAGAAGAAAATCCCATCTTTGCGAACCCAAAATCACATAGCTTGCAATTGAGTTGCTCATCGAGTAAAATATTTGAAGGTTTGATGTCACCATGTACAATTTGGAGAGGAcatttttcatgtaaatattCAAGAGCTTGAGCAAGTTGGTAAGCTATTGCCATTCTCTTTCTCCATGAAAGTACTGTACTTCTCGATGACTCCCTAATTTCTCTTCCTGCACCATGGAGTTTGTCTTGCAAGGTTCCATTGGAAACGTACTCAAATACCAAAGCACCTTCGTCTgagaattaaaaacaataaagatagaTTTTTAGCACGAGAACTCAGATTTAACAACAAACAAGTAATGTCACTAACAATTTTCTCAAGTAAAACCAGGCACAAACCTTGATTGTCACAGTATCCTAGAAGCTTGACAATGTTGTCATGTTGAAGTTGGAGCAGGATGTCTAGTTCTTGCTTGAAGACTCTATTAAGATAGTCACTTGGGCAGTGAATCTTGATTGCCCCAATGCTGGAACCACGCAAGTGCGCCAAATATACTGTGCTAAACCCTCCTGATCCAACAATCTGAGAGAAATTCATTGACAGCCTCTCAATCTCACTCCAACTGTATTTCCTTGCACAGCCATTAGTACCATCAAAATCTTTTTCCTCTTTCGGGTCAAGATCACCAGTACCATttgaagcagcagcagcagcagcatcgaTTTTCTTGGTGTCTCTTTTGTGTCCGAATTTGAGTCTGAGAAAGCAGCCCATGATGGTGACACAAGCAAGAGAAGAACACTAGAGAAGCAGCGATCGAGAACTATATGGCAATTCTATGGTGAAAGAGAGATCAGTGGTGGTGTTCTTAAGGACTAGTTGTCGGTGGATGGATAGCACTAGGGGGGATGGCAATGGTGGGTATGGTGGCGGGTTGCTTAAGGGAAGCCACAGAGAAGGTGTGCTGAGAGGAGTAACAGAGAAGAGATCATAAGAAAATACGTGAAGGGATGGGCCAGCACCACCAGAACCTGCAGACAACTAGGCCTCTGGTTGGAACTAGTCTCATGCTACCAGAACTCATAGAAACATCTCCAATGGTCTTTGGATTTGTGTATGGTAAGGAAGGAAACATATGGAGTCAGAATCTGACAGACTCAATCCATTCCTTATAAAACATACTTGGAAATTAAATTAAGACACAAAATCATTAACTAATTACATTATTAATTCTTGCtgttattgtttattt from the Populus nigra chromosome 9, ddPopNigr1.1, whole genome shotgun sequence genome contains:
- the LOC133702905 gene encoding probable receptor-like protein kinase At4g10390 is translated as MGCFLRLKFGHKRDTKKIDAAAAAASNGTGDLDPKEEKDFDGTNGCARKYSWSEIERLSMNFSQIVGSGGFSTVYLAHLRGSSIGAIKIHCPSDYLNRVFKQELDILLQLQHDNIVKLLGYCDNQDEGALVFEYVSNGTLQDKLHGAGREIRESSRSTVLSWRKRMAIAYQLAQALEYLHEKCPLQIVHGDIKPSNILLDEQLNCKLCDFGFAKMGFSSTVMSSNNRKQVMMGSPGYTDPHYLRTGIASKKNDVYSYGVIILELVTGMEAFCEERGQGQLLTSMIGPILKSIIASGDECNPTKVAEMVDPKLGGDFEVKEVMAMISLAALCLGQSPSLRPSAAQILHTIKENVASISLLCTQQKDLPNKC